ATTAACTAAATCCCTCCTTTTTCCTGTTATTGATTATTTTACCATCCGTTTAGGGGAATCCCCCTATTTTTTTTTCGAGGAAACGTTCTAACTATATTTATGATGAGCAATAAAATTTTCACAAAAAAAAAGAACGCTATTTATTTAGCGCTCTCTTTTTTATTTGAGGATAAAACAATTGAATTAATGACCAGGATCAACAAAATAAGATTGAGCTTTTTGCGGAGAATTTAATTCTTTAGCACTTGCAGTTTCAGTATTTGCTGTAATGCCTAGAGTCATCACTAAGGCTAACGACAACATCAACATTCCATATGCTTTTCTCAATTATAACCCCTCCTTTTTGTTTGCAATATCAGTATACACCTCTTTTAGTCTTACAACATATTCCAAATCCATTGATTTAGAATTTGCTGTAAACAAAGCTAAAAATTCGGTCATGCATTCTGCAAGTTCTTGAATTGCATAAACAGCTCCAAATGTCTTTAAGCTTAGTAAATATGATCTTGCTCCTTCATTAAATATGCAATTTTTGGTCAAATAATTCCCTTTATACTGGAAGTATTTACCGATAGCTATTTTTTTATAAGGAGTTGTTGGATTTTGAGGTAGAAATTCTGGCTCAAGGTTAAAAATTTCTTCAATCGAAGTAGAATCACTCTCCTGAAGATACAAATCTAATAATTCATTGATTACATGTATCTTCAAGTCACTTTGTACCACTTCATAGCATTTTCTTAGTGCTGGAATAGCTATACTGAAATGTTTCCTTTTCCCTTGTATAATAGCTCTAGTAATTTTACATGAATCGGAAACGAACTCAAATCCGTATTTTTCTAAAAAGTCCAGATGGTACTCTGCCATATCGTAATTTTTCAGGAAACCATAGGAATTTATCATAGATAAATAAGCTCTAGCCTTCAACTCGTTGCTTGAAACATCTAGTCTAAGACCTGCTTCACAATACTCGATACACTCATTATATTTTTTAGTATTATGAGCATGTAAAGCCATTTTAAAGTAATATGTTATCTTTTCATTATCAGATAAAAAATCAACATAGTGAGTGATTTCTTCACCATCTCTAAAGGATTCTTCCAAACGTTTTAAATTTTGTCTCTCAATTAAGTATTTTTGATATAACCCTTTAGCTATGTAATGTGGTAGCCCATGCTGTCTAGAGTACTTCACAATTGTGTTATAGAGCGTTACCTTTGTATCGTTGTTTGTGCTGGAATCTGCAAATCGTTCCAAATGCTCCAGCGCTGAATCTGTTTCATGCTTAATATTTTCTAGGAATTTGATTGCCACTTTATCAATCAAAGAAGGGTTAGCAATTTCTATGGCTTCTTCCAAGAGATCATCGTAGACATCATAACGATATTCTGCCCTGATGCAATATTCAATTATTTCCTCATAAGGGATTTCTAAAACATCGGCAATTGGCTTTAAAGTAGCCAGCTCTGGTCCTTTTGTTTCACCATTTTCAATCTTGGAAATCCCTCCCTTGCTAATGCCAGTTTTTCTGGAAACCTCAGACAAACTAATACCTAAATCCTCTCTTTTCTTCTTTATCAGTTCCCCCAATGTTGTGGAAGTTAAAATTTCGTCCATACAAATCCCCTTCCAGAAAATTAATAAAACGTGATATTTCTTAACATATTACCTTAAATGTATATATTTGTAAATAGTAGTTAAATTATGTAATAAATATCTTAGATTCTGATGAGAAGGGAATTTGTGTTTTAAGGGGGACGATGGAAGTCTGTAGTACGCTCCTAGCAGTGGACGATGCTATAGGTTCCTATAGGTGGATTATCGTGTATTGTCTCGTATATACGAATCAAATCGTTCTATGCTAATATGGGGAAACATCATAAGAAAGGCAGGTAGTAACTATGAAGAAGAGGATTGTACTAGCGATAACACTAGCTTCATCACTGCTTATCGGCTCCACTGCCGCAAGCGCACAGACCTCCAATTTCAAAGATGTGAGTGAGACCCAACACTCGTGGGCGATCAGTTCCATCAGCTTCATGACCGAGAAAGGAGTAGTCACGGGATACTCGGACGGGACATTCAAGCCTGATGAGAAAGTCACCAAAGCCGAGTTTATCTCGATGACTCACAAGCTATTTGACAAGTACAGATCACAGGAGCTAGTTGTGGACAAATTCATTGATGTCCCGAAGAATTACTGGGCGTACACTGCGATCTACGACATGGCACCAATGATGGATACTGGGAACTTCTCTTACTATACAAAGGAAGGTAAGGTGTTCGATCCTGATAAAGAACTTACAAGAATGGGGGTCGTGAACCTTCTGCCTGAAGTTTACAGTCCAATTTCTTTAGACGAAGCGTATAAGAGAGTCTCCAAGATGCAAGACTTCAAGATCGTAGTCTCCGATAACTACGATGACAACAGATACATGTATGGAGTCGATATGACCAACACTGTATTCCCTTTCGTAATTGACTACTTAGACAATGGTACTATGAAAATCTTTGACGATTACACGGAAGTTGTTGCCCCGAAAGTGGCATCCCTTCAACAGCACGGTATCATGACAACATATAATGGAGAATTTGAAGCCGCCGATCAGGTCACCAGGGCTGAAGCCGTGACCATATTACATCGCCTGTACAACCACCTAAAGGATAATGGCGAGCTATCTAAATATTCGAGTAAGTAGGTGTAACATGACAATCGCAATTGGAATCATTATATTCATTTTAATAGCGGCATTCACCCACTCGTATCCTGCAACTAGCTTCATATCTTGCATTCTGATCGGTGTGGCTCTTGCTTACTTAGGAGCTTTGGAGTATCTAATAGATGAAGAAAACGGTAAGCAGGGTTGGCTTGTAGCCGCCGCCTTAGGGTTCGCACTAGGAGTAGTAAGCAAGGTAT
This is a stretch of genomic DNA from Brevibacillus laterosporus DSM 25. It encodes these proteins:
- a CDS encoding helix-turn-helix domain-containing protein, whose product is MDEILTSTTLGELIKKKREDLGISLSEVSRKTGISKGGISKIENGETKGPELATLKPIADVLEIPYEEIIEYCIRAEYRYDVYDDLLEEAIEIANPSLIDKVAIKFLENIKHETDSALEHLERFADSSTNNDTKVTLYNTIVKYSRQHGLPHYIAKGLYQKYLIERQNLKRLEESFRDGEEITHYVDFLSDNEKITYYFKMALHAHNTKKYNECIEYCEAGLRLDVSSNELKARAYLSMINSYGFLKNYDMAEYHLDFLEKYGFEFVSDSCKITRAIIQGKRKHFSIAIPALRKCYEVVQSDLKIHVINELLDLYLQESDSTSIEEIFNLEPEFLPQNPTTPYKKIAIGKYFQYKGNYLTKNCIFNEGARSYLLSLKTFGAVYAIQELAECMTEFLALFTANSKSMDLEYVVRLKEVYTDIANKKEGL
- a CDS encoding S-layer homology domain-containing protein is translated as MKKRIVLAITLASSLLIGSTAASAQTSNFKDVSETQHSWAISSISFMTEKGVVTGYSDGTFKPDEKVTKAEFISMTHKLFDKYRSQELVVDKFIDVPKNYWAYTAIYDMAPMMDTGNFSYYTKEGKVFDPDKELTRMGVVNLLPEVYSPISLDEAYKRVSKMQDFKIVVSDNYDDNRYMYGVDMTNTVFPFVIDYLDNGTMKIFDDYTEVVAPKVASLQQHGIMTTYNGEFEAADQVTRAEAVTILHRLYNHLKDNGELSKYSSK